A section of the Parasteatoda tepidariorum isolate YZ-2023 chromosome 6, CAS_Ptep_4.0, whole genome shotgun sequence genome encodes:
- the LOC107445197 gene encoding DNA-binding transcriptional regulator BolA isoform X1 produces the protein MALHLRLLALPMKWRTAFHPRILEKNLCTNTTSAEDFVENVVKKKLTDALKPEYIEVINESARHNVPRGSASHIRVTIVSEMFKGKRLVQRHRLVNDVLQTELKGPIHALSIDAISPTEIKGKVETKESPPCKGGAGL, from the exons catTGCCTATGAAGTGGAGAACAGCTTTCCACCCAAGaatccttgaaaaaaatttatgtacaaaCACTACTTCAGCTGAG GATTTCGTCGAAAATGTTGTAAAGAAGAAGTTAACAGATGCATTGAAG cctGAATACATTGAGGTTATAAATGAAAGTGCAAGACATAATGTACCTAGAG gatcaGCTTCTCATATTCGGGTAACAATTGTTTCAGAAATGTTCAAGGGAAAGAGATTGGTTCag agacATCGCTTAGTTAATGATGTGCTTCAGACTGAATTAAAAGGACCCATTCATGCTTTATCCATAGAT gCTATATCACCCACAGAAATAAAGGGCAAGGTAGAAACAAAGGAATCACCCCCTTGCAAAGGAGGAGCTGgactttaa
- the LOC107445197 gene encoding DNA-binding transcriptional regulator BolA isoform X2, producing the protein MKWRTAFHPRILEKNLCTNTTSAEDFVENVVKKKLTDALKPEYIEVINESARHNVPRGSASHIRVTIVSEMFKGKRLVQRHRLVNDVLQTELKGPIHALSIDAISPTEIKGKVETKESPPCKGGAGL; encoded by the exons ATGAAGTGGAGAACAGCTTTCCACCCAAGaatccttgaaaaaaatttatgtacaaaCACTACTTCAGCTGAG GATTTCGTCGAAAATGTTGTAAAGAAGAAGTTAACAGATGCATTGAAG cctGAATACATTGAGGTTATAAATGAAAGTGCAAGACATAATGTACCTAGAG gatcaGCTTCTCATATTCGGGTAACAATTGTTTCAGAAATGTTCAAGGGAAAGAGATTGGTTCag agacATCGCTTAGTTAATGATGTGCTTCAGACTGAATTAAAAGGACCCATTCATGCTTTATCCATAGAT gCTATATCACCCACAGAAATAAAGGGCAAGGTAGAAACAAAGGAATCACCCCCTTGCAAAGGAGGAGCTGgactttaa